From the Leptospirales bacterium genome, one window contains:
- the lpdA gene encoding dihydrolipoyl dehydrogenase has protein sequence MAERTQLVVIGGGPGGYAAAFLAADLGIETTLVERRANPGGVCLYEGCIPSKALLHAAAVIHEAKHAESFGLSFGAPKIDVDRLRAWKNEVVEKLTGGLGGLAKSRKVRHLRGEARFKDASTLLVKSDAGESELQFDHAIIATGSQPVRFGHFPQSDRIMDSTGALELRDIPKRLLVLGGGYIGLEMSSVYAALGSEVVVCEMADQLLPGTDQDLVRPLHDRLKTQLSQILLGTKVAEIKVDGQKLQVRFEGLNVEQPTQSFDRILVSAGRKPVTDGLGLENTAVRVTERGFIHTDEQCRTTERAIFAIGDVAGQPMLAHKASHEGRVAVEVIHGGKSVFEPLAIPAVVFTDPEIAYTGLTENRARELDRKVEVVRFPWAASGRALTLGKIDGCFTKLLVDPDDGRILGGALVGPGAGEMIAEITLAIEMGANAEDLALTIHPHPTLSETIMESAEVFLGHSTHIFRPRKAPSPAKSGA, from the coding sequence ATGGCGGAACGTACTCAACTGGTAGTGATTGGCGGCGGACCTGGCGGCTATGCCGCGGCCTTCCTGGCGGCGGACCTTGGCATCGAAACAACGCTGGTCGAACGACGCGCCAATCCCGGCGGCGTCTGTCTCTATGAAGGCTGCATCCCCTCCAAGGCTCTGCTCCACGCCGCAGCGGTGATTCATGAAGCGAAGCACGCCGAGAGCTTTGGCCTGAGTTTTGGCGCGCCAAAGATCGATGTCGATCGGTTGCGCGCCTGGAAGAACGAAGTAGTTGAAAAATTAACCGGCGGCCTTGGAGGCCTGGCCAAATCGCGCAAGGTGCGTCATCTGCGCGGCGAAGCGCGCTTCAAGGACGCGTCTACGCTGCTGGTCAAGAGTGATGCGGGCGAAAGCGAATTGCAATTCGATCATGCTATTATCGCCACCGGATCGCAGCCGGTACGCTTTGGACATTTTCCACAGTCCGATCGTATCATGGACTCGACCGGCGCGCTGGAATTGCGCGACATCCCCAAACGCTTGCTGGTGCTGGGCGGAGGCTACATTGGCCTGGAAATGAGCTCGGTCTATGCGGCATTGGGCAGTGAAGTGGTGGTCTGCGAAATGGCCGACCAGCTGTTGCCCGGCACAGATCAGGATCTGGTTCGACCGCTGCATGATCGTCTCAAGACTCAACTGAGCCAGATTTTGCTTGGTACAAAGGTCGCCGAGATCAAGGTCGATGGACAGAAGCTACAGGTTCGTTTTGAAGGGCTCAACGTGGAACAGCCGACGCAGAGCTTTGATCGCATCCTGGTTTCAGCCGGTCGCAAACCCGTCACAGACGGCCTGGGTTTGGAGAATACCGCCGTACGTGTTACGGAGCGCGGATTCATTCATACCGACGAGCAATGCCGCACCACAGAACGGGCGATCTTTGCAATTGGCGACGTTGCTGGACAGCCGATGCTTGCGCACAAGGCCTCGCACGAAGGCCGCGTTGCCGTGGAAGTGATCCATGGCGGCAAGTCGGTCTTCGAGCCTCTGGCCATACCCGCCGTCGTTTTTACCGATCCGGAAATAGCCTACACCGGCCTGACTGAAAATCGCGCCCGCGAGCTGGATCGCAAAGTTGAAGTGGTTCGCTTTCCCTGGGCTGCCTCCGGCCGCGCTTTGACCCTTGGCAAGATTGATGGCTGCTTCACCAAGCTGCTGGTGGATCCCGACGATGGACGCATCCTGGGCGGCGCCCTGGTCGGACCGGGCGCGGGCGAGATGATTGCAGAAATCACGCTGGCGATCGAGATGGGCGCCAACGCCGAGGATCTGGCGCTCACCATTCATCCACATCCTACGCTTTCCGAAACAATTATGGAGAGCGCCGAGGTATTTCTCGGGCACAGTACGCATATCTTTCGGCCGCGCAAAGCTCCGTCGCCGGCCAAGTCCGGCGCTTGA